The following proteins are co-located in the Trichocoleus sp. FACHB-46 genome:
- a CDS encoding diacylglycerol/polyprenol kinase family protein, which translates to MLTEVFSLVSPPSFWVQLTVVGIWLSCVVLLAEWLGRYTETDAEIVRKVVHIGVGNVILLAWWLQIPAWMGITASVLASAIAFTSYYVPILASMNSVGRKSWGTFFYAISIGVLIAWFWPIHQPQYAALGILVMTWGDGLAALIGRRFGRHPYQLWDMQKSWEGSLTMAGVSYVVSSAILFGVQGNTWQTWCIPLAVAIVAAGLEAFSKFGIDNLTVPIASGALSFLLSKIL; encoded by the coding sequence TTGCTAACTGAAGTCTTCAGCCTTGTTTCTCCACCCAGCTTTTGGGTCCAGTTAACTGTTGTGGGCATCTGGCTCAGTTGTGTCGTGCTCTTGGCAGAGTGGCTAGGTCGTTATACAGAGACTGACGCAGAGATCGTTCGGAAAGTCGTCCATATCGGCGTGGGCAATGTCATTTTGCTAGCTTGGTGGCTCCAGATTCCCGCCTGGATGGGCATCACGGCTTCTGTTTTGGCTAGCGCGATCGCCTTTACTTCCTATTACGTCCCGATTTTGGCAAGCATGAACAGCGTGGGTCGTAAAAGTTGGGGCACCTTTTTTTATGCCATTAGCATTGGGGTGTTGATTGCTTGGTTCTGGCCTATACACCAGCCTCAATACGCCGCTCTTGGCATCTTGGTGATGACTTGGGGAGATGGGCTAGCAGCTTTAATTGGTCGCCGTTTTGGTCGCCACCCTTACCAGCTTTGGGATATGCAAAAAAGCTGGGAAGGCTCATTGACGATGGCAGGCGTGAGCTACGTGGTCAGCAGCGCCATTTTGTTTGGAGTCCAAGGCAACACTTGGCAAACTTGGTGCATTCCTTTGGCCGTTGCCATAGTTGCCGCTGGCTTAGAAGCTTTTTCCAAGTTCGGAATCGATAACTTAACAGTCCCCATTGCCAGTGGAGCATTAAGTTTTTTATTAAGCAAAATTCTTTGA
- a CDS encoding nicotinate phosphoribosyltransferase → MTHLELTLQPEDYSLLTDLYQLTMSACYVGESIERRRASFELTVRRLPENFGYLVAMGLAQALEYLEKLQFSPAQIAALQTSGIFSHAPDRFWTLLETARFTGDVWAVSEGTVVFANEPLLRVEAPLWQAQIVETYLLNVLNYQTLIATRAARMRDAAGPQAVLLEFGTRRAFSPQAALWAARAALGAGLDATSNVLAALQLGRQPAGTMAHSLVMALATLQGSEMEAFTAFHRYFPGAPLLIDTYNTIAAADQLAQQVEAGTLTLEGVRIDSGDLAILSQQVRSRLPGVPIFASGDLDEWKIAELRGAGACIDGYGLGTRLVTGEPVNGVYKLVELDGRPVMKEASGKLTYPGRKQIFRCFEHGQIHSDRLGLITEMPNHEQPLLQPVFKQGERLQSTETLEAIAERTSVSVASLPAELRRLQCPSPPPLEISASLLELTNQTRHARPSRND, encoded by the coding sequence GTGACCCATTTAGAACTAACGCTACAGCCAGAAGATTATAGTTTGCTGACCGATCTTTACCAGCTCACTATGTCGGCTTGCTATGTCGGAGAAAGCATTGAGCGACGTCGGGCTAGTTTTGAGCTCACTGTGCGACGCTTGCCAGAAAATTTTGGCTATTTGGTGGCGATGGGTTTGGCGCAAGCATTGGAGTACTTAGAAAAGCTCCAATTTAGTCCAGCACAAATTGCAGCCTTACAAACCAGTGGGATTTTTAGCCACGCTCCCGATCGCTTCTGGACCTTGCTAGAAACTGCCCGCTTTACCGGAGATGTCTGGGCTGTCTCAGAAGGGACCGTTGTCTTTGCCAATGAACCGCTTTTAAGAGTAGAAGCTCCCTTGTGGCAAGCCCAAATTGTGGAAACCTATCTCTTAAATGTGCTGAATTACCAAACACTCATTGCCACTCGCGCCGCCCGGATGCGAGATGCGGCGGGTCCACAAGCGGTGCTATTAGAATTTGGTACTCGTCGGGCTTTTAGCCCTCAGGCAGCACTCTGGGCGGCAAGAGCCGCTTTAGGTGCTGGGCTAGATGCTACTTCTAATGTGCTCGCGGCCCTCCAGCTCGGTCGTCAACCCGCTGGGACGATGGCTCACTCCTTAGTCATGGCTTTAGCAACCCTCCAAGGAAGCGAAATGGAAGCGTTTACGGCCTTTCACCGCTACTTTCCGGGGGCTCCTTTGTTGATTGACACTTACAACACGATCGCCGCTGCCGATCAACTTGCTCAGCAAGTCGAAGCTGGCACCCTGACGTTGGAAGGGGTACGGATTGACTCTGGAGATTTGGCTATACTTTCCCAACAAGTGCGATCGCGGCTTCCGGGTGTACCCATTTTTGCCAGTGGAGATCTAGATGAGTGGAAAATTGCAGAATTACGAGGCGCAGGTGCTTGCATTGATGGCTACGGTTTAGGTACCCGCTTAGTCACCGGAGAGCCTGTCAACGGAGTTTATAAGCTCGTCGAACTGGATGGTCGGCCAGTTATGAAAGAGGCTAGCGGTAAGTTAACTTATCCTGGACGCAAGCAAATTTTTCGCTGCTTTGAACACGGACAAATCCACAGCGATCGCTTAGGGTTGATCACAGAAATGCCTAATCATGAACAACCGTTGTTACAACCCGTCTTTAAACAAGGGGAGCGCTTGCAATCAACCGAAACCTTAGAGGCGATCGCAGAGCGCACCAGCGTCTCTGTCGCGAGTTTACCCGCCGAGTTACGTCGCCTCCAATGCCCATCACCCCCACCTCTAGAAATTTCCGCTTCTCTCCTAGAGCTAACGAATCAAACCCGCCACGCCCGACCGTCACGAAACGATTAG
- a CDS encoding nicotinate-nucleotide adenylyltransferase — protein sequence MPNIALFGTSADPPTAGHQAILGWLSQQFDYVAVWASNNPFKSHQTPLEHRSAMLQLLIQDIEPPRHNISLHPELSSSRALITVEQAQQQWPDAHLTFTIGADLVAQLPTWYRVEDLLQQVKLLVIPRPGYPLKDNDLAELRQLGAKIAIANLTGPAISSTAYREAGHAEALSPTVEAYIHQEQLYAWQETAPKRVQIR from the coding sequence ATGCCGAACATTGCGCTCTTTGGCACCAGTGCTGATCCACCCACCGCCGGACATCAAGCCATCTTGGGTTGGTTATCTCAACAGTTCGACTATGTGGCCGTTTGGGCTTCTAATAATCCTTTCAAATCTCATCAAACGCCTCTAGAGCATCGAAGCGCTATGCTCCAGCTCTTGATTCAAGATATTGAACCACCACGACACAATATCAGCTTGCATCCAGAACTCAGCAGTTCTCGTGCCCTAATCACCGTTGAACAGGCGCAGCAGCAATGGCCTGATGCCCACCTCACCTTTACAATCGGTGCGGATTTAGTCGCCCAATTGCCCACTTGGTACCGAGTAGAAGACCTACTACAACAAGTCAAGCTGTTGGTTATTCCTCGCCCAGGTTACCCTCTAAAGGATAATGATTTGGCGGAGTTGAGGCAGCTTGGTGCCAAAATTGCGATCGCTAATTTGACTGGACCTGCCATTTCTTCCACCGCCTATCGGGAAGCAGGCCACGCAGAAGCATTATCCCCAACCGTTGAAGCTTATATTCATCAAGAGCAATTGTACGCATGGCAGGAAACCGCCCCAAAAAGAGTGCAGATCCGGTAA
- a CDS encoding NUDIX domain-containing protein — MAGNRPKKSADPVTQPALADFKVGVDNVIFSVDTAQNRLLALLVMRQEEPFLGQWCLPGTLVRQGESLEDAAYRILAEKIRVKNLYLEQLYTFGEPGRDPRESPDSYGVRYLSVSYFALVRFEDAELIANGVSGIAWYPLEQAPQLAFDHNQILKYGYQRLRNKLEYSPVAFEVLPDVFTLNDLYQLYTTVLGENFSDYSNFRSRLLKLGFLHDTGIKVSRGAGRPASLYRFDANAFTPFKDKPLVFI, encoded by the coding sequence ATGGCAGGAAACCGCCCCAAAAAGAGTGCAGATCCGGTAACCCAACCAGCATTGGCGGACTTCAAAGTTGGAGTAGACAACGTCATTTTTTCAGTGGACACAGCTCAGAATCGGCTCCTAGCTTTATTAGTGATGCGCCAGGAAGAACCTTTCCTTGGCCAATGGTGCTTGCCAGGAACCTTAGTGCGGCAAGGAGAATCTTTAGAGGACGCTGCCTATCGAATTCTGGCCGAAAAAATTCGGGTCAAGAACCTTTATCTAGAACAGCTCTATACCTTTGGAGAACCAGGCCGCGATCCTAGAGAATCACCTGACAGTTATGGAGTGCGTTATCTCTCCGTCAGCTACTTTGCCCTAGTACGGTTTGAAGACGCTGAACTGATCGCCAATGGGGTGAGTGGCATCGCTTGGTACCCTCTCGAGCAAGCGCCCCAACTAGCCTTCGATCACAACCAAATTCTGAAATACGGATATCAACGACTGCGCAACAAATTGGAATACAGCCCAGTAGCCTTCGAGGTGTTACCAGACGTATTTACACTCAACGACCTCTATCAACTCTACACAACCGTTCTAGGGGAAAATTTTTCAGACTACTCCAATTTTCGCTCTCGTTTACTCAAGCTTGGCTTTCTCCATGACACTGGCATCAAAGTGTCACGGGGAGCAGGACGCCCTGCCAGTCTCTACCGCTTTGATGCCAATGCATTTACCCCGTTCAAGGACAAACCGCTGGTGTTCATTTAA
- a CDS encoding ABC transporter ATP-binding protein — translation MSPNQLLIKYALRYPLWNVITIVLGFSGALFNGVSTTLIVPVVLSFLGQDVVLQGGPPVIQKIMGMFSGAPEQYRLILMLGAILFAIGLKNVIGYINSLSSGHLARLLVNDLRKEGLRILLEVDLDFYSQIKVGDITNRIGNEVSRTARSVQIIFQLISTTTTILVFVGILLSISWELTLASTFLLSLVILVNQFWIRRSKEFGRTLTEIARIYTSRLIDILTGIRLIKAAGNEEKEYKQLEDLILVREKAEFQSQANSSAIAPVNEMSGIIAVLTILFLGRTFFFQQLEAVSAVLLTYLFILFRLLPVVGQLNGARNGFANASASVESVSDFLRRDNKPFMKNGSLLYSKLEKGIRFENVSFGYPSRSSLVLKNVDLWVPRGTTLALVGASGAGKSTLVDLLPRFYDPTEGRITLDDQDLREFNLRSLRQSMGIVSQDTFLFNDSVRNNIAYGKADATDEDVIEAAKRSNAHEFILQLPQGFDTPLGDRGILLSGGQRQRLAIARALLRNPEILVLDEATSALDTVSERLVQQAIDELSRDRTTIVIAHRLSTVQKADQIAVMDKGSVVELGSHEELLKQGGYYARLCLMQFSEDTQEALKLSKHTAVSKTSYEIRSRLNSMIGSLKLVVDGMAENSEEASELTEEAYYSAVKLLQTLESLEEEAKV, via the coding sequence ATGTCTCCCAATCAACTACTGATAAAGTACGCTCTCCGATACCCACTTTGGAATGTCATCACCATAGTATTGGGTTTTTCTGGAGCCCTGTTTAATGGTGTTAGCACGACTCTAATTGTGCCTGTAGTCTTGAGTTTTCTAGGTCAAGATGTAGTTCTGCAGGGCGGACCACCCGTAATTCAAAAAATTATGGGCATGTTCAGTGGTGCACCTGAACAATATCGTCTGATTTTAATGTTGGGAGCAATTCTATTTGCGATTGGTCTCAAGAATGTAATTGGATACATCAATTCTCTATCCTCAGGTCATTTAGCTAGATTGTTAGTTAATGATTTGAGGAAAGAAGGGCTAAGAATTCTCTTAGAAGTCGATCTGGATTTCTATAGCCAAATTAAGGTTGGGGACATTACTAACCGAATTGGTAACGAGGTTAGCCGAACTGCTCGCTCAGTTCAAATTATCTTTCAGCTTATTTCAACAACTACTACGATCTTAGTATTTGTTGGTATTCTATTATCAATATCTTGGGAGCTGACCCTAGCTTCTACGTTCCTGCTTTCACTAGTTATTTTAGTTAATCAATTTTGGATTCGCCGATCTAAAGAGTTTGGTCGTACGTTAACTGAAATTGCCCGTATTTACACGAGTCGCCTCATAGATATCTTGACAGGGATTCGACTGATTAAAGCTGCTGGTAATGAAGAAAAAGAATACAAACAATTAGAAGACTTAATTTTAGTCCGAGAGAAAGCCGAATTCCAATCTCAGGCTAACTCCTCAGCGATCGCACCCGTCAATGAAATGTCTGGCATCATCGCTGTTTTAACCATTCTATTTCTAGGTCGAACCTTCTTCTTTCAACAGCTAGAAGCGGTCTCCGCTGTATTACTGACCTATCTCTTTATCCTCTTTCGATTACTCCCCGTTGTTGGTCAATTAAACGGCGCTCGCAATGGATTTGCAAATGCTTCGGCGAGTGTTGAAAGTGTGAGTGATTTTCTGCGTCGTGACAACAAACCATTCATGAAGAATGGCTCGTTACTCTACAGCAAACTGGAGAAAGGGATTCGGTTTGAGAATGTATCATTTGGCTATCCAAGCCGCAGCAGCTTGGTACTCAAAAATGTAGATCTCTGGGTTCCCAGAGGAACTACCTTAGCCTTGGTAGGAGCCTCAGGTGCAGGTAAGTCAACGCTTGTCGATTTGCTACCTCGGTTCTACGATCCCACCGAAGGCCGCATTACACTAGACGACCAAGATTTGCGAGAGTTCAACCTCCGATCGCTCCGACAGTCAATGGGAATCGTCAGTCAAGACACCTTCTTATTTAACGATTCAGTTCGCAACAATATTGCCTACGGCAAAGCAGATGCCACTGACGAGGATGTCATTGAGGCGGCCAAGCGATCTAATGCTCACGAGTTTATTTTGCAGCTACCTCAAGGCTTTGATACGCCTCTTGGCGATCGCGGCATTTTGCTCTCTGGAGGCCAGCGCCAACGGCTCGCGATTGCTCGGGCTCTGCTACGCAATCCAGAAATCTTGGTACTAGACGAAGCTACCAGTGCTTTAGATACAGTCTCTGAACGACTGGTGCAACAGGCGATTGATGAATTAAGCCGCGATCGCACCACGATTGTCATCGCTCATCGTCTCTCTACGGTGCAGAAGGCTGACCAAATTGCAGTGATGGACAAAGGCTCTGTTGTAGAGCTGGGCTCCCATGAGGAACTTTTGAAGCAAGGTGGCTATTATGCGCGCCTATGCTTGATGCAGTTTTCGGAAGACACGCAAGAAGCGCTTAAACTCAGCAAACATACTGCTGTCTCTAAAACCTCTTACGAAATTCGCAGCCGCCTGAATTCCATGATTGGTTCTCTAAAGCTGGTTGTTGATGGAATGGCAGAAAACTCAGAAGAAGCGAGTGAACTGACTGAAGAGGCTTACTATTCAGCCGTTAAACTACTGCAAACCTTAGAGTCTCTTGAAGAAGAAGCTAAGGTGTAA
- a CDS encoding Npun_R2821/Npun_R2822 family protein produces MQQGIYVVANNNVYDQLVALLNSVEANYSRDIPICVIPYNNDIDLIKKEITKRKNVSLFENQAIIEKWERFVTRVQALYYDYPSELGSKKKKAQKVQHSRKYCAFDGEFDKFIFIDCDTLVFRPLNHIFQKLDDYDFIVHDFQRKTSSNKNTIDSFIEVFQDSYGSTDVLSRYFHCSGFWGAKRGAITELDLEVFLQDLASGEIRIFGDKLSEQRLLNYMTLKKLFKPYNLTFDGDSEYCTGVCVTSKHFEEKQHILYDKGKRLTYLHYMGVSNELFGQLCEWQKSKIPFKNALLPITDKLFDRKISSIPYKDVFVHYRFLYEA; encoded by the coding sequence GTGCAACAAGGTATTTACGTAGTAGCAAACAATAATGTCTACGATCAGTTGGTTGCTTTGCTTAATAGTGTTGAAGCCAACTACAGTCGAGACATACCGATTTGTGTAATTCCTTATAACAACGATATCGACTTAATTAAAAAAGAGATTACCAAGAGAAAAAATGTCTCTTTATTTGAGAATCAAGCAATTATTGAGAAGTGGGAAAGATTTGTGACAAGAGTACAAGCCTTGTACTATGACTATCCCAGCGAGTTAGGAAGCAAGAAAAAGAAAGCTCAAAAAGTTCAACACAGTAGAAAATATTGTGCGTTTGATGGGGAGTTCGATAAATTTATTTTTATCGATTGCGATACGTTAGTTTTTCGTCCCCTCAATCACATCTTTCAAAAGCTGGATGACTACGATTTCATAGTGCATGATTTTCAAAGAAAGACTTCTAGCAACAAAAACACGATTGATAGTTTTATAGAAGTTTTCCAAGATTCATATGGATCGACAGATGTCCTCTCACGCTACTTTCACTGTAGTGGTTTCTGGGGGGCGAAGCGAGGTGCGATCACAGAGCTTGACCTAGAAGTGTTTCTTCAGGATTTGGCATCTGGTGAAATCAGAATTTTTGGAGACAAGCTGAGTGAGCAACGTCTGCTTAATTATATGACTTTAAAAAAGCTATTTAAGCCTTACAATTTAACGTTTGATGGTGATTCAGAATATTGCACAGGAGTATGTGTTACCTCCAAACATTTTGAGGAAAAGCAACATATTTTGTACGACAAAGGCAAAAGACTAACCTACTTGCATTATATGGGGGTTAGTAATGAGCTTTTTGGTCAACTCTGTGAATGGCAAAAAAGTAAAATTCCGTTCAAGAATGCACTCTTGCCGATTACAGACAAGCTGTTTGATCGCAAGATTAGCAGTATTCCATACAAGGATGTATTTGTACATTACAGATTTCTTTATGAGGCATGA
- a CDS encoding Npun_R2821/Npun_R2822 family protein yields the protein MVDGIYTLANDVVYNQLVALLNSIEANVGSEIPVCIIAYDERVERVRAEIASRKNVTLLEDPHLFSRWEDFSRNIWSAHPTALQTWQKQGISGVYRLGMNRRYCAFDPEAPFDRFIYLDADVLVMNSLQNVFGALDTHDFVVYDFQYKSPDHIYNLRSPKLNEVFPESRIRSEIFCAGMYASKRGLLDQDQRAWLVSQLQAGESEILYMSAPNQSVLNYLVMRSQIPIHNLALNLPKDQISGNAITSSHFVDQNHVLYDKNAQLTYLHYIGLSSKFFDRVCNGENIDFPYRDIFLHYRYLQEPENQPQFRGKPKLYNAPPSLTKRVMKKLGLAR from the coding sequence ATGGTAGATGGTATCTATACCCTTGCTAACGACGTGGTGTATAACCAGTTAGTTGCTCTTTTAAATAGCATTGAAGCTAATGTTGGTAGTGAGATACCAGTTTGTATCATTGCTTATGATGAGCGAGTTGAGCGAGTGCGGGCAGAAATCGCCTCTAGAAAGAATGTCACGCTTCTAGAGGATCCTCATCTGTTTTCTCGTTGGGAAGACTTTTCAAGAAATATTTGGTCAGCTCATCCAACTGCACTTCAAACTTGGCAAAAGCAGGGCATTTCAGGGGTATACCGTCTGGGAATGAATCGACGATATTGTGCTTTTGATCCAGAAGCGCCTTTTGACAGATTCATCTACTTAGATGCTGATGTGCTAGTGATGAATTCCTTGCAAAACGTTTTTGGGGCTTTAGATACTCATGATTTTGTAGTTTACGATTTTCAGTATAAGAGCCCTGATCATATTTATAATTTGCGATCGCCTAAACTCAACGAAGTTTTTCCAGAATCCAGAATTCGCTCCGAAATTTTCTGTGCTGGAATGTATGCATCCAAGCGAGGATTATTAGATCAAGATCAACGAGCTTGGTTAGTGTCTCAATTGCAAGCGGGCGAATCAGAAATTCTCTATATGTCTGCTCCTAACCAATCTGTATTGAATTATCTGGTGATGCGATCGCAGATTCCTATTCACAACTTGGCATTGAATTTACCAAAAGACCAGATTTCTGGCAACGCAATCACCTCTAGCCACTTTGTCGACCAGAATCATGTTTTGTATGACAAGAATGCCCAGCTAACTTATCTACATTACATTGGCTTGTCTTCTAAGTTTTTCGACCGAGTTTGTAATGGAGAAAATATAGACTTTCCCTATCGTGATATTTTCTTGCATTATCGATATTTGCAGGAACCAGAAAATCAACCTCAATTTAGAGGCAAACCAAAGCTTTACAACGCGCCGCCGAGTTTGACAAAGCGGGTCATGAAGAAACTTGGACTAGCTCGTTGA
- a CDS encoding Npun_R2821/Npun_R2822 family protein — MKRGIYIVANDKVTSQAIALLNSIRLHDPEIPIVMIPYDDQYQAVAAKLNSDYGVTLYEDLQFIDRLSSKLQQTFGEKFFARPNQFRKQACWFGPFEEFLYIDTDIVVFEKISDNLNYLANYDFICCDYQHAGGIKNVFSQKVIEDQVFSETDLKGMFNGGFWGAKKGFFSEEDLYNNFAECAAHPEYFDFSQKTSDQPIINYMILKRVQRRLNIVQQEPKGPGNWAGSPHFIVQDHRLIDSKVNRPLQYLHWAGIRIQPGCPYWEIWEHYRYLHEPKPEQPAPTPQKSNFWRKLTNKVKKLAAG, encoded by the coding sequence ATGAAGCGTGGCATTTACATCGTTGCGAACGACAAGGTTACGAGTCAGGCGATCGCCTTGCTCAATAGCATCCGACTGCATGATCCAGAGATACCGATCGTCATGATCCCCTACGACGATCAATATCAGGCAGTGGCAGCAAAGCTGAACAGCGATTATGGCGTCACGCTCTACGAGGATTTGCAATTCATCGATCGCTTATCTAGCAAACTCCAACAAACCTTTGGGGAAAAGTTTTTTGCTAGACCCAATCAATTTCGCAAACAGGCTTGCTGGTTTGGACCTTTTGAGGAATTTCTGTATATCGATACCGATATTGTTGTTTTTGAGAAAATCAGTGACAACCTGAATTATTTAGCTAATTATGATTTCATCTGTTGTGATTATCAGCATGCGGGTGGAATCAAAAATGTATTTTCTCAAAAAGTGATTGAAGACCAAGTCTTTAGTGAAACAGACCTAAAAGGCATGTTTAACGGAGGCTTTTGGGGCGCTAAAAAGGGCTTCTTTTCCGAGGAAGATCTATACAACAACTTTGCAGAGTGTGCTGCTCATCCGGAATATTTTGACTTTTCTCAGAAGACTTCCGATCAGCCCATTATTAACTACATGATTTTGAAGCGAGTGCAGCGTCGCCTCAATATTGTCCAGCAAGAGCCGAAAGGCCCTGGTAACTGGGCAGGTAGCCCTCACTTCATTGTTCAAGACCATCGCCTGATCGACTCAAAAGTAAATCGACCCCTGCAATACTTACACTGGGCAGGAATTCGCATCCAACCCGGTTGTCCTTATTGGGAAATTTGGGAGCATTACCGCTATTTGCATGAGCCAAAGCCAGAGCAACCTGCACCTACTCCTCAAAAGTCTAATTTCTGGCGTAAGCTGACCAACAAAGTTAAAAAGCTAGCCGCAGGATAG
- a CDS encoding NAD-dependent epimerase/dehydratase family protein, with protein MAIHIVTGAAGFIGSHLAEALLNQGHEVIGVDQFNDYYDPALKRKNIVSFESHSAFRLVEGDIQTLDWPALLDGVDVVYHQAAQAGVRASWGEGFRSYTERNINATQVLLEAAKDAKQLKRLVFASTSSVYGNAETLPTYESICPQPVSPYGITKLAAERLCWLYHQNFEVPVTALRYFTVYGPRQRPDMAFHKFFKAVLEDQAIPVYGDGQQTRDFTFVADAIAANLAAGSVPEAIGEVFNIGGGSRVVLAEVLDTMERVVGQPIKRDHIGAAMGDARHTAADVSKAQKLLGYQPQVSLAEGLAREWEWIKALYA; from the coding sequence ATGGCTATTCATATTGTCACAGGAGCTGCTGGATTTATTGGCTCTCACTTAGCTGAGGCACTGCTTAACCAAGGACATGAGGTTATCGGTGTTGATCAGTTCAATGATTATTACGATCCTGCACTGAAGCGTAAAAATATTGTTTCCTTCGAGAGCCACTCTGCTTTTCGGTTGGTAGAAGGAGATATTCAAACTTTAGACTGGCCTGCCTTGCTGGATGGGGTAGATGTGGTTTATCACCAAGCGGCTCAGGCAGGGGTCCGAGCTAGTTGGGGCGAAGGTTTTCGCAGTTACACCGAGCGGAATATCAATGCCACGCAAGTTTTATTGGAAGCCGCAAAAGACGCTAAGCAACTGAAGCGACTCGTTTTTGCCTCCACTTCATCTGTGTATGGCAACGCCGAAACTTTACCCACCTACGAATCGATTTGCCCGCAACCTGTTTCCCCTTATGGCATTACAAAGCTAGCGGCGGAGCGTTTGTGTTGGTTATATCATCAGAACTTTGAGGTGCCCGTTACCGCTTTGCGCTACTTCACGGTTTATGGCCCTCGCCAACGCCCGGATATGGCCTTTCACAAGTTCTTTAAGGCCGTTTTGGAAGACCAAGCGATTCCCGTCTACGGAGATGGCCAGCAAACTCGCGACTTCACGTTTGTCGCTGATGCGATCGCCGCTAATTTAGCAGCAGGTAGTGTGCCTGAAGCTATTGGCGAAGTCTTCAATATTGGTGGGGGCAGTCGTGTTGTGTTGGCCGAAGTGCTCGACACAATGGAGCGAGTGGTGGGTCAGCCCATCAAACGCGATCACATTGGAGCGGCGATGGGAGATGCTCGCCATACAGCCGCTGATGTCTCTAAAGCCCAAAAACTGCTAGGCTATCAACCTCAAGTCTCTTTGGCAGAAGGCTTGGCGCGAGAATGGGAATGGATTAAAGCTTTATACGCCTAA
- a CDS encoding FAD-binding domain-containing protein — MSDLILFWHRRDLRITDNIGLAQARQQSPKVVGVFCLDPLILERNDVAPARVTYMIGSLRELQASYAQAGSELLILRADPRTGIPALAAALNAQAVFWNWDIEPYARQRDRAVLEALHEKGIKASNFWDQLLHAPEDIRSGSGNPYTVYTPFWRNWSSRLKAEPVERFQGAVGLTSEEKAASQQVGAIALPTAKDLGFVWENELVLTPGETAAQERLEGFCDRALSDYAEQRNFPSEDGTSQLSAALKFGVLGVRHVWAATTAVMEQVRSDEARDGVQTWRQELAWREFYQHVLYFFPALADGPYRQPLKDFPWQNNDDHLQAWCEGRTGYPIVDAAIRQMNETGWMHNRCRMIVASFLVKDLIINWQEGEKYFMQKLFDGDLSANNGGWQWSASSGMDPKPLRIFNPASQAKKFDPDAAYIRHWLPELRSVDTEDLLSGKILPLERDRCGYPAPIVDHNKQQSLFKQLYQQQKAGLGVEA, encoded by the coding sequence ATGTCTGATCTTATTTTGTTTTGGCACCGTCGTGATTTGCGAATCACAGACAATATTGGGTTGGCTCAAGCACGTCAGCAAAGCCCCAAAGTAGTGGGTGTGTTCTGCCTCGACCCCCTTATTTTGGAGCGCAATGATGTTGCTCCTGCCAGAGTCACTTACATGATCGGCAGCTTGCGAGAACTACAAGCAAGTTATGCCCAGGCAGGAAGTGAATTGTTGATTCTCCGGGCTGATCCTCGGACGGGCATTCCTGCTTTGGCGGCGGCACTCAATGCTCAGGCTGTGTTTTGGAATTGGGATATAGAACCCTACGCTCGCCAACGCGATCGCGCCGTTCTAGAAGCGCTGCACGAAAAAGGTATTAAAGCGAGCAACTTCTGGGACCAACTTCTGCATGCGCCGGAGGACATTCGTTCGGGTTCGGGCAACCCTTACACGGTCTACACACCCTTCTGGAGAAATTGGAGTAGTCGCCTCAAGGCTGAACCCGTAGAACGTTTCCAAGGGGCAGTGGGTTTAACGTCAGAGGAAAAAGCAGCGTCTCAACAGGTCGGTGCGATCGCGCTTCCCACCGCTAAAGATTTAGGCTTTGTCTGGGAGAACGAACTGGTTTTGACGCCAGGGGAAACAGCAGCTCAAGAACGACTGGAAGGATTTTGCGATCGCGCTTTGTCTGACTACGCCGAGCAGCGCAACTTCCCATCTGAAGACGGCACCTCGCAACTCAGCGCCGCACTAAAGTTTGGGGTGCTGGGGGTGCGCCATGTGTGGGCAGCCACTACAGCAGTGATGGAGCAAGTTCGCAGCGACGAAGCCAGAGACGGGGTGCAAACTTGGCGGCAAGAACTGGCATGGCGCGAGTTTTACCAGCATGTTCTGTACTTCTTCCCAGCGCTAGCTGATGGCCCTTATCGCCAACCCCTCAAAGATTTTCCTTGGCAAAACAACGACGACCACTTGCAAGCTTGGTGCGAAGGCAGAACTGGCTACCCGATTGTGGATGCAGCCATACGGCAGATGAACGAGACAGGCTGGATGCACAACCGTTGCCGCATGATTGTGGCTAGCTTCTTAGTCAAAGACTTGATCATCAATTGGCAGGAAGGCGAGAAGTACTTCATGCAAAAGCTGTTTGATGGCGATCTCTCGGCCAACAATGGCGGCTGGCAGTGGAGTGCTTCCAGTGGTATGGACCCCAAACCGCTGCGAATTTTTAACCCTGCCAGCCAAGCTAAAAAATTTGACCCGGATGCAGCCTACATCCGCCATTGGCTTCCAGAACTACGAAGTGTGGATACGGAAGATTTGCTCAGCGGCAAGATTTTGCCTTTAGAGCGCGATCGCTGTGGCTATCCCGCCCCCATTGTCGACCACAACAAACAACAAAGCTTATTCAAGCAACTCTATCAGCAGCAAAAAGCTGGACTCGGAGTCGAAGCTTAG